The proteins below come from a single Microtus pennsylvanicus isolate mMicPen1 chromosome 13, mMicPen1.hap1, whole genome shotgun sequence genomic window:
- the LOC142834106 gene encoding large ribosomal subunit protein uL22: MVRYSLDPENPTKSCKSRGSNLRVHFKNTRETAQAIKGMHIRKATKYLKDVTLKKQCVPFRRYNGGVGRCAQAKQWGWTQGRWPKKSAEFLLHMLKNAESNAELKGLDVDSLVIEHIQVNKAPKMRRRTYRAHGRINPYMSSPCHIEMILTEKEQIVPKPEEEVAQKKKISQKKLKKQKLMARE, translated from the coding sequence ATGGTTCGCTACTCTCTTGACCcagaaaaccccacaaaatcaTGCAAATCGAGAGGATCAAACCTTCGGGTTCACTTTAAGAACACCCGTGAAACGGCCCAGGCCATCAAGGGTATGCATATCCGAAAAGCCACCAAGTATCTGAAAGATGTCACTTTGAAGAAGCAGTGTGTGCCATTCCGACGGTACAATGGTGGAGTCGGTAGGTGCGCCCAGGCCAAACAGTGGGGCTGGACACAGGGTCGGTGGCCAAAAAAGAGTGCAGAATTTTTGCTGCACATGCTGAAAAATGCAGAGAGCAATGCTGAACTGAAGGGTTTAGATGTGGACTCTCTGGTCATTGAGCACATCCAGGTGAACAAAGCACCTAAGATGCGCCGACGAACTTACAGAGCTCATGGCCGGATTAACCCATACATGAGCTCCCCTTGCCACATTGAGATGATCCTCACTGAAAAGGAACAGATtgttccaaagccagaagaggaggttgcacagaagaaaaagatatcccagaagaaactgaagaaacaaaaacttatggCACGTGAATAA